From a single Bacillus gobiensis genomic region:
- a CDS encoding ThuA domain-containing protein, translating to MNVTVWNEFRHEQSDLQVQSIYPNGIHGAIQEFLQEDGYTVRTAVLDEPEHGLTEKLLNETDVLLWWGHKAHEEVEDAIVERVKQRVLEGMGLIVLHSGHFSKPFKALMGTSCDLKWRETGEKERLWVIDPTHPILEGVGEYIELEQEEMYGEHFDIPEPEELILVSWFEGGEVFRSGCTFKRGRGKIFYFRPGHETYPSYYHPQIQKVIKNAVKWANRDRTDQVTYGNKEPLEKISGK from the coding sequence ATGAACGTTACAGTGTGGAATGAATTTCGCCATGAACAAAGCGATCTGCAAGTTCAAAGCATTTATCCAAACGGAATTCACGGGGCGATTCAGGAGTTCCTGCAGGAAGATGGTTATACAGTCAGAACTGCTGTATTAGATGAGCCGGAGCATGGGCTTACAGAGAAACTTTTAAATGAGACTGATGTCTTATTGTGGTGGGGACATAAAGCACATGAAGAAGTGGAAGATGCAATAGTTGAACGCGTGAAACAAAGAGTGCTTGAAGGAATGGGACTCATCGTACTTCATTCAGGCCACTTTTCAAAACCTTTCAAAGCGCTTATGGGTACGTCATGCGATTTAAAATGGCGGGAAACGGGGGAAAAGGAACGATTATGGGTAATCGATCCTACACATCCTATTTTGGAAGGGGTTGGTGAGTATATTGAACTTGAACAAGAGGAAATGTACGGGGAGCATTTTGACATTCCGGAACCGGAGGAACTCATTCTTGTCAGCTGGTTTGAAGGCGGAGAAGTATTTCGCAGCGGCTGCACCTTTAAACGGGGAAGGGGAAAGATCTTTTATTTCCGGCCCGGCCATGAAACCTATCCCTCCTATTACCATCCGCAAATCCAAAAAGTAATTAAGAATGCAGTCAAGTGGGCAAACAGGGATAGAACAGATCAGGTAACGTATGGAAACAAGGAACCGCTTGAAAAAATTTCAGGAAAATAA
- a CDS encoding DUF2552 family protein codes for MGDKIQSMKNVAQDKTWVSFLHANHPYTLLHWSIGGTESIQKDVWLLQDEMTFEAREFPSLDEALSWVNEHLKEITDIL; via the coding sequence TTGGGCGATAAAATTCAATCGATGAAAAACGTAGCTCAGGATAAAACATGGGTCTCTTTTTTACATGCGAACCATCCATACACCTTGCTTCATTGGTCCATCGGCGGTACAGAATCTATTCAAAAGGACGTCTGGCTGCTGCAGGATGAAATGACGTTTGAGGCTCGCGAATTCCCGTCATTGGACGAAGCGCTTTCCTGGGTGAACGAGCATTTAAAGGAGATTACAGATATTCTGTAG
- a CDS encoding SDR family NAD(P)-dependent oxidoreductase, with amino-acid sequence MNERLKGKTVFITGASGGLGEKIAYQAALKGAHVYAAARRMEPLERLRTKIHQETQGSCKPIILDVSDLEKVSNVFAEINRIDVLVNNAGFGVFKTVEDSTLEEMKGMFEVNVFGLVACTKMALPKMIDKGHGHIINVASQGGKIATPKSSLYSATKHAVLAYSNSLRMELMKTGIHVTTVNPGPIRTNFFSIADESGNYAKTIDKWMLDADKVAGKVVACMLTNKREINLPAWMNAGSKLYQLFPGLVERVARGAFSKK; translated from the coding sequence ATGAATGAAAGACTTAAAGGAAAAACCGTTTTTATTACAGGAGCGTCAGGAGGACTGGGTGAGAAAATAGCGTATCAAGCTGCTCTTAAAGGGGCACATGTGTATGCAGCTGCGAGAAGGATGGAGCCGCTCGAACGCCTGCGGACTAAAATTCATCAAGAAACACAAGGAAGCTGCAAGCCAATCATTCTCGATGTATCTGATCTTGAGAAGGTGTCAAACGTATTTGCCGAAATCAACAGAATCGACGTGTTGGTAAATAACGCTGGATTCGGGGTTTTTAAAACTGTAGAGGATTCTACTCTGGAAGAAATGAAAGGCATGTTTGAAGTCAATGTCTTCGGTCTTGTGGCATGTACAAAAATGGCTCTCCCCAAGATGATTGATAAGGGTCACGGACACATAATCAATGTCGCTTCACAGGGTGGAAAGATTGCAACTCCTAAATCGAGCCTTTACTCTGCAACAAAGCATGCCGTACTTGCCTATTCAAACAGCCTGAGAATGGAGCTTATGAAAACAGGTATTCACGTAACCACAGTGAATCCTGGTCCGATCCGCACGAACTTTTTTTCGATAGCAGATGAGAGCGGAAATTATGCAAAAACCATTGATAAGTGGATGCTTGACGCTGATAAAGTTGCCGGAAAAGTAGTTGCCTGTATGCTGACAAATAAACGGGAAATTAACCTTCCTGCTTGGATGAATGCAGGCAGCAAGCTCTATCAACTGTTTCCCGGACTTGTTGAACGAGTGGCCCGTGGCGCATTTTCGAAAAAATAA
- a CDS encoding Gfo/Idh/MocA family protein: MSPKLKIGIIGAGGIARNVHIPNYLRQGNRIEIVSVCDVNEAAAKSCAEEFGIQHTFTSYEDMFRELDIDAVSVCTPNKFHFPATTTALEAGCHVLCEKPPAMTPEEAIGMAEVAKRKGKILMYGFHYRHSAEVEALKRFIAAGELGDIYAVRAHALRRRGIPGWGVFTNKELQGGGPLIDIGVHMLDTALYLMGYPEPDVVFGKTHQKLGIREGVGFFGKWDWRNFSIEDLAHSMITFKNGASLILETSFAANIEKEETMQVSLMGNQGGADVFPLKIFQERHETLIDSTPIIFQEKTSHELEVERFVDACRAGHASVPAAEQGVVIQKLIYAIYKSAEIGDTVKY; encoded by the coding sequence ATGTCACCCAAATTAAAAATAGGTATCATTGGTGCAGGGGGAATAGCAAGAAACGTACATATTCCAAATTACTTACGGCAGGGAAATCGCATAGAGATTGTCTCTGTTTGTGATGTCAATGAAGCAGCTGCAAAGTCCTGCGCTGAAGAATTCGGCATTCAACATACATTTACCAGCTACGAGGACATGTTTCGCGAGCTAGACATCGATGCGGTCAGCGTCTGCACGCCAAACAAATTTCATTTTCCTGCAACAACAACTGCCCTTGAAGCAGGATGCCATGTGTTATGTGAAAAGCCCCCTGCTATGACTCCGGAAGAGGCTATCGGTATGGCGGAGGTGGCTAAAAGAAAAGGGAAAATTTTAATGTACGGATTTCATTACCGGCACTCTGCTGAAGTGGAAGCTCTTAAACGATTTATTGCGGCAGGTGAGCTTGGAGATATTTATGCCGTTCGCGCGCATGCCTTAAGGAGAAGAGGGATTCCCGGCTGGGGAGTCTTTACAAACAAGGAGCTGCAAGGCGGAGGGCCGTTAATTGATATTGGGGTTCATATGCTGGACACCGCCCTTTATCTTATGGGATATCCCGAACCAGATGTCGTTTTTGGAAAAACCCACCAAAAACTCGGCATACGGGAGGGAGTCGGCTTTTTCGGGAAATGGGATTGGCGAAACTTTTCGATTGAGGATCTTGCTCACAGCATGATCACGTTTAAAAATGGTGCATCGCTTATTTTAGAAACCTCTTTTGCGGCAAATATTGAAAAAGAAGAAACGATGCAGGTTTCCTTGATGGGAAATCAAGGTGGCGCCGATGTGTTTCCCTTGAAAATTTTTCAGGAGAGGCATGAAACGCTGATTGACAGCACTCCGATCATTTTTCAAGAGAAAACAAGCCACGAGCTAGAGGTAGAGAGGTTTGTCGATGCTTGCCGGGCCGGCCACGCATCTGTACCTGCTGCAGAGCAAGGTGTCGTGATTCAAAAGCTGATATATGCTATCTATAAATCAGCTGAAATTGGTGATACAGTTAAATATTAG
- a CDS encoding MBL fold metallo-hydrolase codes for MRTRRKIIPISLPTPFPVGDVIVYVLLGEAVTLIDAGPKTKEAYEALKGALSRHGISLLDIDQVILTHHHADHVGLLDDLPERVRIIGHPNNEPYINQKPEFIHKELDYFYELFQSFGVPEQLNELVMEFRKIYRLSCHRPLTQAVKEGDRIEDLEDWDIYYTPGHAESHIVLYHLGEHIMLGGDVLLKQTSSNPLLEVPKNNDIRSRPLLDYNKSLKKLADLEIKTILPGHGEPIDNVRQLVDNRLQKQQRRAEEVYHFLQKDALTPYEVCQKLFPQKYENELFFTMSETVGQLDDLEDRGKVEMFLHHGHVYYKAKRVEK; via the coding sequence ATGAGGACGAGACGTAAAATTATTCCTATTTCTTTACCTACTCCATTTCCTGTAGGAGACGTCATCGTATACGTTTTGTTAGGTGAAGCCGTAACCTTGATAGATGCAGGTCCGAAAACGAAAGAAGCGTATGAGGCATTAAAAGGAGCGCTATCACGACACGGAATTTCTTTATTAGATATTGACCAAGTGATCCTTACTCATCATCACGCCGACCATGTTGGATTGTTGGATGATCTTCCAGAACGAGTGAGAATTATCGGTCATCCGAATAATGAACCGTACATAAATCAAAAACCTGAATTTATTCATAAGGAGCTCGATTATTTTTATGAATTGTTTCAATCGTTTGGAGTTCCGGAACAATTAAATGAATTGGTAATGGAATTTAGAAAGATATATCGATTATCGTGTCACCGCCCTTTAACACAAGCAGTAAAAGAAGGCGATAGGATCGAAGACTTAGAGGATTGGGATATTTACTATACACCCGGGCACGCAGAGTCGCACATTGTTCTTTATCATCTTGGAGAACATATTATGCTTGGCGGAGATGTACTGTTAAAACAAACTTCTTCAAATCCGCTTCTTGAGGTTCCCAAAAACAACGATATTCGCTCTCGTCCGCTGCTTGATTATAATAAATCACTTAAAAAATTGGCGGATCTGGAGATTAAAACGATTCTTCCCGGACATGGAGAACCCATTGATAATGTCCGCCAGCTTGTTGATAACCGGCTGCAAAAACAACAAAGACGTGCAGAAGAGGTCTATCATTTTTTGCAAAAAGATGCTCTTACCCCTTATGAAGTGTGCCAAAAGCTATTTCCTCAAAAATATGAAAACGAGTTGTTTTTTACAATGAGTGAAACAGTCGGGCAGCTTGACGATTTAGAAGATCGAGGGAAGGTTGAAATGTTTCTGCATCACGGGCATGTGTACTACAAAGCAAAGCGGGTGGAAAAATGA
- a CDS encoding iron-sulfur cluster biosynthesis family protein, translating into MQIQLTETADKMLKEALMASPGKHIQLAYDSEGCGCAVSGVPALWLTDQPVGETESIQTNGAPILIQKVKKVFFDEQMKMDANEKSNTFSLKSNSETLNPRMRMISK; encoded by the coding sequence ATGCAGATCCAATTAACTGAAACAGCAGATAAAATGCTTAAAGAGGCGTTAATGGCGTCACCGGGAAAACATATACAGCTTGCCTATGATTCTGAAGGATGCGGCTGCGCGGTAAGCGGGGTACCGGCTCTGTGGCTGACAGATCAGCCTGTCGGCGAGACAGAATCGATTCAAACGAACGGAGCTCCGATTCTTATTCAAAAAGTGAAAAAGGTATTTTTCGATGAACAAATGAAGATGGACGCGAATGAAAAGTCGAATACTTTTTCATTAAAAAGCAATTCTGAAACGTTAAATCCGAGAATGAGAATGATAAGCAAATAA
- a CDS encoding alpha/beta hydrolase, whose protein sequence is MKKLLIGIGVVFSVIFAIGIFFTNKIMYIKKKTEKEIIDRETLDGHYVQKTFDELPKDEINLMSPYGYPIKGYYIKPYQTTKTMIICHGVTMSLYNSVKYMNLFIELGWNVVIYDHRKHGLSGGKTTSYGYYEKFDLAEVVRWVRSQTGEKAQIGIHGESMGAVTALLYAGHIEDGADFYIADCPFAALWEQLNYRLKTEFKLSGKLILPVANFFLKIRDGYRIKEISPLSIIDRIDNPVLFIHSKDDDYIPSMSSQLLFEKKKGKKKIYLAELGEHAMSYTKNNKEYKKAVEEFLEEFVN, encoded by the coding sequence ATGAAGAAGTTGCTGATAGGAATTGGTGTGGTGTTCTCAGTTATTTTTGCTATCGGTATTTTTTTCACAAATAAAATCATGTACATAAAGAAAAAAACGGAAAAAGAAATCATCGACCGAGAAACGTTAGACGGCCATTATGTCCAAAAAACGTTCGATGAACTGCCGAAAGACGAAATAAATTTGATGAGCCCTTATGGCTATCCGATTAAAGGATATTACATTAAGCCTTATCAAACAACCAAAACGATGATTATTTGCCATGGAGTCACGATGAGCCTGTACAATTCCGTAAAATATATGAACTTATTTATAGAGCTTGGCTGGAATGTAGTCATATATGATCATAGAAAACACGGATTAAGCGGTGGCAAAACGACAAGCTATGGCTATTATGAAAAGTTTGATTTGGCAGAAGTGGTCCGCTGGGTACGAAGTCAAACCGGGGAAAAAGCGCAAATCGGGATCCACGGTGAATCAATGGGAGCAGTCACAGCCCTGCTTTATGCAGGCCACATTGAAGACGGAGCCGATTTTTATATTGCCGACTGCCCGTTTGCTGCGCTATGGGAACAATTGAATTATCGATTAAAAACAGAATTTAAGCTGTCAGGAAAACTGATTTTACCTGTTGCCAATTTTTTTCTTAAGATCCGTGACGGCTATCGTATCAAGGAGATTTCTCCATTGTCAATTATCGATCGCATTGACAATCCCGTTTTGTTTATTCACAGCAAGGACGATGATTATATTCCTTCAATGAGCAGTCAGCTTCTTTTTGAAAAAAAGAAGGGAAAGAAAAAAATCTATCTGGCCGAGTTAGGCGAACATGCGATGTCGTATACGAAAAACAACAAGGAGTACAAAAAAGCAGTGGAAGAGTTTCTTGAGGAGTTTGTCAATTAA
- a CDS encoding YqkE family protein translates to MKKEKKPELKEAMNDELKSKLFEMKNQLKSEEEEKAQKRKEEAIKRKKEAEQNKSFEELLNESDLNWKQYKS, encoded by the coding sequence ATGAAAAAAGAGAAAAAACCAGAGTTAAAGGAAGCTATGAATGATGAGTTGAAGTCGAAATTGTTTGAGATGAAAAACCAATTAAAAAGTGAAGAAGAAGAAAAAGCCCAAAAACGAAAAGAAGAGGCTATAAAGAGGAAAAAAGAAGCGGAGCAAAACAAAAGCTTTGAAGAACTGCTAAATGAAAGCGATCTGAATTGGAAACAATATAAATCGTAA
- the coaA gene encoding type I pantothenate kinase: MNQSNSSLISLFTSHSRQDWRKLGMPSAIPIKEKEMDALKGVNVSLSLSEVKEIYVPFVQLLNIHIMSYFQRQRGIHAYLNNQNQRQPFIIGIAGSVAVGKSTTARILQTLLSRMPWKPKVSLITTDGFLYPNKQLEEKGLMLKKGFPESYDVKRLLGFLSEIKAGKKIVRAPVYSHLTYDRVPGSYETIEDADVVIIEGINVLQTPPPSEEDINKPRVFVSDFFNYSIYVDAEEKLITTWYIERFLKLRETAFQDPESYFHRYKDLSDDEAIKFAQNIWTKVNRPNLQENILPTKYRADFILKKGIGHRGEKILVRNI; encoded by the coding sequence ATGAATCAATCCAACAGCAGTCTTATTTCATTGTTTACTTCACATTCCAGACAGGACTGGAGAAAGCTCGGAATGCCTTCAGCAATCCCGATAAAGGAAAAAGAAATGGATGCATTAAAAGGAGTCAATGTATCACTGTCTCTTTCAGAAGTGAAGGAAATTTACGTTCCGTTTGTCCAGTTATTAAATATACATATCATGTCGTATTTTCAAAGACAGCGCGGCATACACGCCTACTTAAATAATCAAAATCAACGCCAGCCATTTATCATTGGAATCGCAGGAAGCGTCGCCGTAGGTAAAAGCACAACTGCACGCATCCTGCAAACCTTGCTCTCGCGTATGCCATGGAAACCAAAGGTCAGCTTAATTACAACGGACGGCTTCCTATATCCGAACAAGCAGCTGGAAGAAAAAGGGTTGATGCTGAAAAAAGGATTTCCGGAAAGTTATGATGTAAAACGTTTACTTGGATTTTTAAGCGAAATAAAAGCCGGAAAGAAGATCGTTCGCGCTCCTGTGTATTCCCACCTTACCTATGACAGAGTTCCTGGATCCTATGAAACCATAGAAGACGCTGACGTTGTCATCATCGAAGGGATTAATGTGCTTCAAACCCCGCCACCATCAGAAGAAGACATTAATAAGCCAAGGGTCTTCGTGTCAGATTTCTTTAATTATTCCATCTATGTAGACGCAGAAGAGAAATTGATTACGACTTGGTACATTGAGCGGTTTTTGAAGCTGAGAGAAACCGCATTTCAAGACCCTGAATCCTATTTTCATCGCTACAAGGATTTATCCGACGATGAGGCAATCAAGTTTGCACAAAACATTTGGACGAAAGTAAACAGGCCGAATTTACAAGAGAATATTCTCCCAACAAAATACAGAGCGGATTTCATATTAAAAAAGGGAATAGGACATAGAGGTGAGAAAATATTGGTTCGTAATATTTGA
- the proC gene encoding pyrroline-5-carboxylate reductase: protein MNKIGFIGAGSMAESMINGMVNSKIINPKNIYVTNHSNIDRLHELNNTYGITICTDKKQLMQETDIVVLAMKPKDAASGIQNIRSYLNDHLIISVLAGITIDTIQLLFNEQVSVVRAMPNTSASIQKSATAFTVCEHVTEKQFNHAQAFLETIGEAFYVDENEMDAITAVSGSGPAYIYHFIEALEAAAIEVGLSQSTAKHLIFQTLSGATEMLLQSEKSPGILKKEITSPGGTTEAGLKTLQRYHFSEAVTECVRNAARRSAEIKVEFSKQALKNQA, encoded by the coding sequence ATGAATAAAATCGGCTTTATTGGAGCTGGTTCCATGGCTGAATCAATGATAAACGGAATGGTAAATAGTAAGATCATCAATCCGAAAAATATTTATGTCACCAATCATTCAAATATTGATCGGCTTCACGAGCTCAATAACACGTACGGAATTACCATTTGTACGGATAAAAAACAGCTCATGCAGGAAACAGATATTGTTGTTCTTGCAATGAAACCGAAGGATGCAGCTTCAGGAATCCAAAACATTCGTTCTTATCTGAACGATCATTTGATCATTTCCGTTCTTGCAGGTATCACGATCGACACCATTCAACTGCTTTTTAATGAGCAAGTTTCTGTGGTTCGTGCGATGCCGAATACATCCGCTTCCATTCAAAAGTCTGCCACAGCATTTACTGTATGCGAACATGTCACAGAAAAACAATTTAATCATGCCCAAGCTTTTTTGGAAACGATCGGTGAAGCGTTTTACGTCGATGAAAATGAAATGGATGCCATCACAGCCGTTTCCGGAAGCGGTCCTGCCTATATTTATCATTTTATTGAGGCATTGGAGGCCGCTGCTATTGAGGTTGGATTGTCACAGTCTACCGCAAAACATTTGATTTTCCAAACACTTTCAGGAGCAACGGAAATGCTGTTGCAAAGCGAAAAATCTCCTGGAATTTTAAAGAAAGAAATCACGAGTCCTGGGGGTACAACAGAAGCGGGATTAAAAACGCTTCAACGGTACCATTTTAGCGAAGCAGTAACAGAATGCGTAAGGAATGCAGCAAGGCGCTCAGCTGAGATAAAAGTGGAATTTTCGAAACAAGCCTTAAAAAACCAAGCCTAA
- a CDS encoding M20/M25/M40 family metallo-hydrolase codes for MKWQTQDELKSLLISLIQYDSISGTTGEVALAEYMYNLLKDRSYFQKNPNHLTLHPMKDGRYFLSALVKKQPNKNTIVMLSHFDVVDVDDYGEFKNMACKPVELLNSFTKKKELLPERARRDLESGDWIFGRGAMDMKSGLAVQLSMLERAMNGLFDGNLLLVTVPDEEVNSQGMIEAVPVLREMKDLHDLKYIACLNSEPMFEKFPGDPNLYVYSGSIGKVLPGFFCKGIETHVGEPFSGLNSNLMVSEVNRLLELNVGYCEAVDGEFTPPPTNLMQKDLKENYSVQTPHASVSLFNVLTMERSADELHRMLIDTAKKAALNIENNINKKTLDYQRFEAFSKEEYKVSVFTFERLLELAEKRAGKSEAERILNYVFANRGKLGDRDFTTKIVSELASLCKEDGPMIVLFYSPPFYPSVSSKDEPLIRKTIDSVTEFADKQFGLKFKEVQYFPGLSDLSYLQLEKQSVSTYTNNMPLFNRGYALPSGKESTIFVPVINVGPFGKDPHKWTERLHVPYSFGQLPQVLQYTIESLLNQA; via the coding sequence ATGAAATGGCAAACCCAGGATGAGCTTAAATCGCTGCTCATCTCACTCATTCAATATGACAGCATTTCCGGAACGACAGGAGAAGTAGCGCTGGCAGAATATATGTATAACTTATTAAAAGATCGCTCCTATTTTCAAAAAAATCCGAACCATCTAACCTTGCACCCTATGAAAGACGGAAGATATTTTTTGTCCGCGCTTGTTAAAAAACAACCAAATAAAAATACGATAGTAATGCTTAGCCATTTTGACGTAGTTGATGTTGACGATTACGGCGAGTTTAAAAACATGGCTTGCAAGCCTGTCGAATTGCTTAATTCATTTACAAAGAAAAAAGAACTTTTGCCGGAACGGGCAAGAAGGGATTTGGAGAGCGGAGATTGGATATTTGGTCGAGGAGCAATGGACATGAAATCGGGGCTGGCGGTTCAGCTCTCTATGCTGGAAAGGGCAATGAACGGTTTATTTGACGGAAATTTGCTATTGGTGACCGTACCTGATGAAGAGGTAAACTCGCAAGGCATGATTGAAGCAGTCCCAGTATTAAGGGAAATGAAGGATTTACATGACCTTAAGTATATCGCTTGTTTAAACAGTGAACCGATGTTCGAAAAATTTCCTGGAGACCCAAATCTTTATGTATACAGTGGAAGCATCGGGAAAGTATTGCCCGGTTTCTTTTGCAAAGGAATTGAAACCCACGTAGGGGAACCGTTTTCAGGATTAAATTCAAATCTCATGGTTTCTGAGGTCAACCGTCTTCTTGAATTAAATGTAGGCTATTGTGAAGCAGTAGACGGAGAGTTTACTCCGCCGCCAACGAATCTGATGCAAAAGGATTTGAAGGAAAATTATTCAGTGCAAACCCCGCATGCTTCCGTATCGCTTTTTAACGTTCTCACGATGGAGCGTTCTGCTGATGAGCTTCATCGAATGCTGATTGATACCGCCAAGAAAGCCGCATTGAACATCGAAAATAACATAAATAAAAAAACGTTAGATTACCAAAGATTCGAAGCTTTTTCAAAGGAAGAATACAAGGTGTCAGTTTTTACGTTTGAACGCTTGCTTGAGCTTGCAGAAAAACGTGCGGGTAAGTCGGAAGCTGAGAGAATACTAAATTATGTGTTTGCCAACCGGGGTAAATTAGGAGATCGGGATTTCACGACAAAAATAGTTTCTGAATTGGCTTCGCTTTGCAAAGAGGACGGCCCGATGATTGTGTTGTTTTACAGCCCTCCTTTTTATCCGTCGGTCTCATCAAAAGATGAACCTTTAATCAGAAAAACGATTGACTCGGTTACGGAGTTTGCTGATAAACAATTTGGACTTAAATTCAAAGAGGTTCAATATTTTCCCGGACTTTCTGATTTAAGTTATCTACAGCTCGAAAAGCAATCGGTCAGTACGTATACAAACAATATGCCGTTGTTTAATCGAGGTTACGCTTTGCCTTCAGGGAAGGAAAGTACGATCTTCGTACCTGTTATCAATGTAGGCCCTTTCGGAAAAGATCCCCATAAATGGACGGAAAGGCTCCATGTTCCTTATTCGTTTGGACAGCTGCCTCAGGTCTTACAGTATACGATCGAAAGTCTGTTAAACCAAGCCTAG
- the rnz gene encoding ribonuclease Z, producing the protein MELLFLGTGAGIPAKTRNVTSIALKLLEERNAVWLFDCGEATQHQILYTSLKPKKIEKIFISHLHGDHIYGLPGLISSRAFQGGESQLSIYGPAGIEAFVRTSLLVSGTKLSYPLEIIEIEEGTVFEDDQFKVITKKVSHGMESYGFRVEEKDLPGALQVEELMKKGVQPGPIYQRLKNGETIKTETGELINGKDFMGLEKKGRVIAYSGDTRLCDCLVDLAKQADVLIHEATFGKEEDDLAYLYFHSTTEQAAATAKKANVNMLILTHISARYQGDKKKRELESEAKKIFPHTFVASDFDVYPVTRNKE; encoded by the coding sequence TTGGAATTATTATTTTTAGGAACGGGTGCCGGCATACCCGCAAAAACAAGAAATGTTACGTCGATCGCATTAAAATTACTGGAGGAACGGAACGCTGTATGGCTATTTGATTGCGGAGAAGCGACCCAGCATCAAATTCTTTACACCTCCTTAAAACCAAAAAAAATTGAAAAAATATTTATTAGCCATCTCCATGGAGACCACATTTATGGACTTCCGGGATTGATCAGCAGCCGAGCCTTTCAAGGTGGCGAGTCACAGCTTTCTATATATGGTCCTGCAGGAATTGAAGCGTTTGTGAGAACGAGCCTCCTCGTGTCAGGCACGAAGCTGTCCTATCCTTTAGAAATCATTGAAATAGAAGAAGGAACTGTTTTTGAAGATGATCAATTTAAGGTCATTACAAAAAAAGTGAGTCACGGAATGGAGTCATACGGCTTCAGGGTGGAGGAAAAGGATTTGCCTGGAGCGCTCCAAGTTGAAGAGCTGATGAAGAAAGGAGTTCAACCGGGGCCCATCTATCAAAGGCTGAAAAACGGGGAGACCATCAAAACAGAAACAGGTGAGCTCATAAACGGAAAGGACTTTATGGGACTGGAAAAAAAGGGGAGAGTTATCGCGTATTCTGGTGATACAAGACTGTGTGACTGTTTGGTGGATCTAGCGAAGCAGGCCGATGTACTTATTCATGAAGCAACATTTGGCAAAGAAGAAGACGATCTAGCCTATTTGTATTTTCACAGTACGACTGAACAAGCGGCAGCCACCGCTAAAAAAGCAAATGTTAACATGCTGATTCTTACACATATTAGTGCAAGATACCAAGGGGATAAGAAAAAAAGGGAGCTTGAAAGTGAAGCGAAAAAAATTTTCCCGCATACGTTTGTTGCCTCAGATTTTGACGTTTATCCTGTCACAAGAAACAAAGAATAA